A portion of the Bdellovibrio bacteriovorus genome contains these proteins:
- a CDS encoding C1 family peptidase, whose protein sequence is MRLITTLCLLLFVAPFSWAEVDSIKVLNKKIQDSQGQWVAGRTSVSDLSWAEKRAMMDSSLLPHPEVQFEIPDEGIKAFATPISIDWRNKDGKSWLTPIRHQGSCGSCLAFAATATLEAQYKITQNKSYKLSPQFLFSCGGGVCKKGWYPNQAAKFLLNTGVTDESCLPYMSSGGSDISCSRACGDSSKRAVKISSFSLPTDNARNLSAIREALQRGPLVTTMAAYNDFMNYRGGIYKRVSNSLVGGHAIVIIGYNDKDRYLIIRNSWGTSWGERGYGRISYDDTSGIGATTWKYEVPKAKVFDLPILNASLDFQVEKEALSGRQPAGNLAEPDFMLTAPVPSKNATDSFELTLKNLSGFNGEITFHQRHEGIEKTIQLNSPATELKIRLNSNLLAAGDWEFYVSAKDSAGRVITSEKHVLTMEP, encoded by the coding sequence GTGAGACTCATAACCACTTTGTGTCTTTTGCTTTTTGTTGCACCTTTCTCTTGGGCCGAAGTCGACTCTATCAAAGTTCTAAATAAAAAAATCCAAGACTCCCAAGGCCAATGGGTGGCCGGACGAACGTCCGTCAGTGATCTGTCATGGGCTGAAAAGCGCGCCATGATGGATTCGTCTTTATTGCCTCATCCTGAAGTGCAATTTGAAATTCCCGACGAAGGCATCAAAGCCTTTGCCACTCCGATATCTATTGACTGGAGAAACAAAGACGGCAAAAGCTGGCTCACCCCTATTCGCCATCAAGGTTCCTGTGGCAGCTGCCTGGCATTTGCCGCCACCGCGACCCTAGAAGCTCAATATAAAATCACGCAAAACAAGTCCTATAAACTTTCACCTCAGTTCCTATTTTCATGCGGGGGTGGCGTTTGCAAAAAGGGCTGGTATCCAAATCAAGCCGCTAAGTTTTTGCTAAATACCGGCGTCACGGATGAATCCTGTTTGCCTTACATGTCCAGCGGAGGCTCGGATATTTCGTGCTCACGCGCGTGCGGTGACTCCAGCAAGCGTGCGGTGAAGATTTCGTCTTTCAGTCTGCCTACGGACAATGCTCGCAATCTTAGCGCCATTCGCGAGGCCTTACAGCGGGGTCCGTTAGTGACGACCATGGCCGCTTACAATGATTTTATGAATTATCGCGGCGGGATTTATAAACGCGTTTCAAACAGCTTAGTCGGTGGCCACGCCATCGTCATCATTGGGTATAACGACAAGGACCGCTATTTAATCATCCGCAACAGCTGGGGCACAAGCTGGGGTGAACGTGGTTATGGGCGTATTTCCTATGACGATACTTCAGGCATTGGCGCCACCACCTGGAAATACGAAGTGCCTAAAGCCAAGGTCTTTGACTTGCCAATACTAAATGCGAGCCTTGATTTCCAGGTAGAAAAAGAAGCCCTCAGCGGGCGCCAACCGGCCGGAAATCTGGCCGAGCCAGACTTTATGCTCACCGCACCCGTTCCCTCAAAAAATGCCACGGATTCCTTTGAGCTGACCTTAAAAAACCTTTCCGGCTTTAACGGAGAGATCACCTTCCATCAGCGCCATGAAGGGATTGAAAAAACCATTCAGCTAAACTCTCCCGCCACCGAGTTAAAAATACGTCTGAATTCAAATCTCTTAGCCGCAGGTGATTGGGAATTTTACGTCAGCGCTAAAGACTCTGCTGGCCGAGTTATCACCTCTGAAAAACATGTGCTCACAATGGAGCCCTAA
- a CDS encoding hybrid sensor histidine kinase/response regulator — translation MRGSLTDEISSELWGKTFEAIPHPLVFARSDERVININEAASRLLNLPKNRVIGKYWNDVVQLLPYGISQLLRFHKTRLEVDDVVLISLRDSREELYLQRVLSFFANTLKSLDGPPDIALKAEESLKEAAQVAVRDICDWCRIDLIPELNVGPGVSAHMDPVMTYLLQEYVSIKPENPDAMLNPLRVIRSGFAVFRGLVDVETLKSSISSHRALHLLQHLGFASYICVPIRRGLTTIGSLTLVRSGKRTPFDSMDLLMAEEYSNKVGINLEKALLYKRLEELKNEAEAANRAKTHFLANVSHEIRTPLGAVLGFADLLIAAPSAQLDRTDWADRIRTNGGHLLRLIDDILDLSKVEVGHLDIKIEKVDLQNLLHNVHASICDKAQSKGLCLELVIEGSLPRYIATDETRLSQVLINVLGNAVKFTPSGFVRMKMARQFPRENRIIFEIQDSGVGIAADQTSLLFQPFSQVDMSRTRQFGGTGLGLALSRGLARHLGGDLVLKESDVNAGSTFVLTITAEPIEEAEFKTIDSSTLSPEAQEEDLSQVLRGRKILVVEDSSDIQALLKRTLEDAGAVTILASNGEEGVQAALTDSFDVILMDVQMPIKDGCQAVQELRALGYKGLVIALTANAMLEEQTRCLSSGFDVHMSKPMRRRDLIQQLGRLTAPQTT, via the coding sequence ATGCGCGGTTCGCTAACAGATGAAATATCGAGTGAATTATGGGGAAAGACGTTTGAGGCTATTCCTCACCCGTTGGTTTTTGCGCGCTCGGATGAACGCGTTATCAATATTAATGAAGCAGCCTCGAGACTTTTAAACTTACCCAAAAACCGTGTTATCGGAAAATATTGGAATGATGTTGTACAACTTCTTCCTTATGGAATTTCGCAACTTCTAAGATTTCATAAAACCCGTCTTGAAGTTGACGATGTGGTCCTTATTTCTTTACGTGATTCCCGCGAAGAGCTGTATCTGCAAAGAGTGCTTTCGTTTTTTGCCAATACGCTGAAGTCGCTGGATGGTCCTCCAGATATCGCCTTAAAAGCGGAAGAGTCTTTAAAAGAGGCCGCCCAAGTCGCCGTCAGAGACATCTGTGATTGGTGCCGTATCGATCTTATTCCTGAGTTGAATGTGGGGCCGGGTGTAAGTGCACACATGGATCCTGTGATGACGTACTTATTGCAAGAGTATGTTTCTATTAAACCTGAAAATCCTGATGCCATGTTAAATCCATTGCGAGTCATTCGGTCTGGGTTTGCGGTTTTCCGAGGCCTGGTGGACGTGGAAACTTTAAAGTCTTCGATTTCATCCCATCGAGCCCTTCACCTGTTGCAACATTTGGGTTTTGCATCGTACATCTGCGTGCCTATCCGTCGGGGACTAACCACGATTGGCAGTTTGACTTTGGTACGTTCCGGAAAACGAACACCGTTTGATTCTATGGATCTTTTAATGGCAGAAGAGTATTCCAATAAAGTGGGAATTAATTTAGAGAAAGCTCTTTTATATAAACGCCTTGAAGAACTTAAAAATGAAGCCGAAGCCGCCAATCGCGCTAAGACCCATTTCTTAGCCAACGTGAGCCATGAAATCCGCACACCTCTGGGCGCCGTTTTAGGTTTTGCGGATTTATTGATCGCCGCCCCCTCGGCGCAATTAGATCGCACAGATTGGGCGGATCGTATTCGTACCAACGGTGGGCACCTCTTGCGTTTGATTGACGATATTTTAGATCTATCGAAAGTCGAAGTGGGGCATCTAGATATCAAAATAGAAAAAGTCGATTTGCAAAATCTTTTGCACAATGTGCATGCTTCAATTTGTGATAAGGCCCAAAGCAAAGGACTTTGCCTTGAACTTGTGATCGAAGGTTCGCTGCCTCGTTATATCGCCACGGATGAAACAAGGCTTTCCCAGGTGCTTATCAATGTCTTAGGCAATGCCGTAAAATTCACACCTTCGGGTTTTGTGCGCATGAAAATGGCGCGGCAATTTCCGCGTGAAAACAGAATTATTTTTGAAATCCAAGATTCGGGCGTGGGCATTGCGGCGGATCAGACGTCCTTACTTTTTCAACCCTTCAGTCAGGTTGACATGTCACGCACACGTCAATTCGGCGGAACGGGCTTGGGTTTAGCATTGTCCCGGGGCCTCGCGCGTCACTTAGGCGGAGATCTGGTTTTGAAAGAATCAGATGTCAATGCGGGCAGCACCTTTGTGTTGACCATCACCGCCGAACCTATTGAAGAAGCCGAATTTAAAACGATCGATTCATCGACTTTATCTCCCGAAGCTCAGGAAGAAGATTTAAGTCAGGTCTTACGAGGACGAAAAATTTTGGTGGTTGAGGATTCTAGTGACATTCAAGCTCTTTTAAAAAGAACTTTAGAAGACGCCGGGGCCGTCACGATTTTAGCCAGCAATGGTGAAGAAGGCGTTCAGGCCGCTTTAACTGATTCATTTGATGTGATCTTGATGGATGTCCAAATGCCGATAAAAGACGGGTGTCAAGCGGTGCAAGAGCTGCGCGCGTTGGGATATAAGGGCCTGGTGATCGCTTTAACGGCCAATGCCATGTTAGAGGAGCAAACGCGTTGTTTGTCTTCGGGATTTGACGTGCACATGAGTAAACCCATGCGCCGTCGTGATTTGATTCAACAACTGGGCCGATTGACGGCCCCCCAAACAACTTAA
- a CDS encoding KH domain-containing protein, with product MEDRKVEVIRKKSPPRNCSKQRKAEVSLEIRDLISLILKKILQHPDKLNVIIEEGPDTVVYDVDFDPSDFGRLVGSKGKHISALRVIVLTISATQGFRAIVRIKDEERFY from the coding sequence GTGGAAGATCGCAAAGTTGAAGTCATTCGTAAAAAATCACCTCCAAGAAATTGTAGCAAGCAAAGAAAGGCGGAGGTCTCTTTAGAGATTCGGGATTTGATATCTTTGATTCTTAAAAAAATTCTTCAGCACCCCGATAAGCTCAATGTGATCATTGAAGAAGGCCCGGATACCGTCGTTTACGACGTGGACTTCGATCCTTCTGATTTTGGACGACTTGTAGGGTCTAAGGGAAAACATATCAGCGCTCTTCGTGTTATCGTCTTGACGATCAGCGCGACACAAGGGTTTCGCGCCATCGTCCGAATCAAAGATGAAGAGAGATTTTATTAG
- a CDS encoding LCCL domain-containing protein, giving the protein MRFFILLISFLSIQSVQADCTTTPPLTDLPTTGKAGEIRMSNYSNATTAIQKMMYCDGTNWQELPGSIGGACTSTGGMKLISGEMYSCRAGYYWRFDSTGTTNGPCTKAGEVKWNTATSRIEFCNGTDWRVVDPVDNTADTFNFNQTTGNSWDSSTTQTEQVTGFSGGMATFTFNTPSCGSPYARVCATSACTTYSSSTTSDGSAWVPNMAFIRIAFTTQGAPNAACSVTVSVGGVTTTASATTGATDTTVTYNGNFTEVRSATQSTLYTSNIVRTSGHSGVSISLSDSSLGGNPEYRICSDSACATVLTDWTNSAGTLPIASFIQLRATSGANNVSLRRIQVLAGTGAAATWNLMTSTCPSTTTLASGATLTCTCPANYVSYGGSIYGVGNYRQNSNVCTAALHAGVIDNATGGSLTIKGNTSGTPPGTCASFAASTANGVTSSTAASGASIIFNSMPDVCN; this is encoded by the coding sequence ATGCGCTTTTTCATTCTGCTTATTTCTTTTTTAAGTATTCAATCAGTGCAGGCAGATTGCACGACCACTCCTCCGTTGACGGATTTACCGACCACCGGCAAGGCAGGCGAAATTCGCATGTCGAATTATTCCAATGCCACCACCGCGATTCAAAAAATGATGTATTGCGATGGCACCAATTGGCAGGAACTCCCCGGCAGCATCGGAGGTGCCTGCACCAGCACCGGAGGAATGAAGCTCATTTCCGGCGAAATGTATTCTTGCCGCGCAGGCTACTACTGGCGCTTCGATTCCACTGGTACCACCAATGGGCCTTGCACCAAAGCCGGTGAAGTTAAGTGGAACACCGCGACCAGCCGGATCGAATTCTGTAATGGTACGGATTGGCGAGTTGTTGATCCAGTCGATAACACTGCTGATACTTTTAACTTTAATCAAACGACGGGAAATAGCTGGGACTCAAGCACCACCCAAACTGAACAAGTCACGGGATTTTCTGGCGGCATGGCCACGTTCACGTTCAACACCCCCTCTTGTGGCAGCCCGTATGCTCGCGTCTGTGCGACGAGTGCGTGTACGACATATAGTTCTTCGACCACATCCGATGGCTCTGCCTGGGTCCCCAACATGGCCTTCATCCGTATCGCGTTTACCACCCAAGGGGCCCCAAATGCCGCCTGTTCAGTGACTGTTTCAGTAGGAGGTGTCACCACGACCGCTTCCGCGACCACCGGGGCCACCGACACCACGGTCACTTATAATGGCAACTTCACCGAAGTTCGCAGTGCCACCCAATCCACTTTATATACAAGTAATATTGTTCGGACCTCCGGCCACAGTGGTGTCAGCATTTCGCTTTCTGATTCAAGCCTAGGTGGAAATCCAGAATATCGTATTTGCAGTGATAGCGCCTGTGCGACGGTGCTGACTGATTGGACGAACTCCGCAGGAACACTACCGATCGCATCATTTATACAGCTGCGCGCGACTTCAGGCGCTAATAACGTGAGCTTGCGAAGAATCCAAGTTCTCGCCGGAACCGGCGCAGCGGCGACCTGGAATTTAATGACTAGTACATGCCCTTCGACAACGACATTGGCTTCAGGTGCGACCCTGACCTGTACTTGTCCCGCGAACTATGTGTCGTACGGGGGATCTATCTATGGAGTGGGAAACTATAGACAAAATAGTAACGTGTGCACGGCAGCTCTTCACGCTGGGGTCATCGATAATGCCACTGGTGGTTCGCTCACCATTAAGGGAAACACCTCAGGTACTCCTCCGGGGACATGTGCTTCCTTTGCAGCCAGCACCGCGAATGGCGTCACATCATCGACGGCGGCCTCCGGCGCTTCGATTATCTTTAACTCGATGCCGGATGTATGTAACTAA
- a CDS encoding PLP-dependent lyase/thiolase — protein sequence MLKPRFVEILESSLGLEKGHRIFTSLEGENPGGSIKDHMVLGELQQLQKLKSAGFKGVSEVSAGSTALSLAYYSRQLGMPCVLFVPMTASADIVARLQAHGAEVHQEDLSVIYEKYDQVMAMRPELFRFNQLYDEGKRRHYHAFGHAVKNTLGPMDAVIGAVGTGHSLRGIGEGIDKNLKTITAEPDESHKIPGVRNILLNRYGDQDTLSAAYFLQRITVAKQSLSEFKSLRTDKGEIEVGLSFSLVLAALKTYLVDKTEQKIFTVGAANKSVKL from the coding sequence ATGTTAAAGCCGCGCTTCGTAGAAATTTTAGAGAGTTCTTTGGGGTTAGAAAAAGGCCATCGGATTTTCACCTCGCTTGAAGGCGAAAATCCGGGGGGCTCTATTAAGGACCACATGGTCTTAGGCGAACTTCAGCAGTTGCAAAAACTAAAAAGCGCGGGTTTTAAAGGTGTTTCGGAGGTCAGCGCTGGAAGCACGGCCCTGTCCCTGGCTTATTACAGTCGACAGTTAGGTATGCCTTGCGTGCTATTTGTTCCCATGACCGCTTCAGCAGATATCGTGGCGCGATTGCAGGCGCATGGGGCCGAAGTTCATCAGGAAGATTTGTCTGTGATCTATGAAAAATATGATCAGGTGATGGCGATGCGGCCTGAACTCTTTCGTTTTAATCAGCTTTATGATGAAGGCAAGCGTCGGCATTATCATGCTTTCGGTCATGCCGTGAAAAACACTTTAGGACCTATGGATGCGGTGATCGGTGCCGTGGGCACGGGGCATTCCCTGCGGGGGATCGGTGAGGGAATAGATAAAAATCTTAAAACGATTACGGCGGAGCCGGATGAGTCCCATAAAATCCCCGGGGTTCGTAATATCCTTTTAAACAGATACGGGGATCAAGACACCCTGTCGGCCGCCTATTTTTTACAGAGAATCACGGTGGCAAAGCAAAGTTTGAGTGAATTTAAGTCATTGCGTACAGACAAAGGAGAGATTGAAGTGGGTCTTTCGTTTTCTTTGGTGCTCGCGGCTCTTAAAACGTATCTAGTCGATAAGACTGAACAAAAAATCTTTACCGTCGGTGCGGCAAATAAGTCCGTGAAGTTGTAA
- a CDS encoding ThiF family adenylyltransferase, giving the protein MNNKYDERILRSIGIFTKEQVYKFKKTKVAIGGLGLGGSIFINLVRMGFENFHIADPDTFERTNINRQRMAKETTIGMRKDECSVEEALAINPEVKIKVFKDGVKKENLSEFLEGVDWVVDVVDLFAMNDKLALNMEAHKRGIPVVTSATLGFTGCCVVFKKGTPSFAEQTGISPDLPYEENLSRYLRFICPEVPPYMWGQLIHAMDRSGYIPFVTPGGEASAAVAASEIAKNIVGLGKAVVSPQGIFVDLANASTTVFEASYKVRLLNIPSDLKTKKVA; this is encoded by the coding sequence ATGAACAATAAATATGACGAAAGAATTTTGCGCAGCATCGGAATCTTTACCAAAGAGCAAGTTTATAAATTTAAAAAAACCAAAGTCGCTATCGGGGGCTTGGGACTTGGTGGATCTATTTTCATCAATTTAGTAAGAATGGGATTTGAAAATTTTCATATCGCGGATCCAGATACTTTTGAACGTACAAATATCAATCGTCAGCGTATGGCCAAAGAAACAACCATTGGCATGCGTAAAGACGAATGCTCGGTGGAGGAAGCCCTGGCGATCAATCCCGAAGTGAAGATCAAAGTTTTTAAAGACGGAGTAAAAAAAGAAAACTTAAGCGAATTTCTTGAAGGTGTCGACTGGGTCGTGGATGTGGTGGATCTTTTTGCCATGAATGATAAGCTTGCCTTAAACATGGAGGCTCACAAACGTGGAATCCCGGTAGTGACTTCCGCGACCTTAGGGTTTACGGGGTGCTGTGTGGTTTTTAAAAAAGGCACTCCGTCATTTGCCGAACAGACGGGGATTTCTCCGGATTTGCCGTATGAAGAAAATTTGTCTCGATACTTAAGATTCATTTGTCCTGAAGTTCCTCCTTATATGTGGGGGCAGCTGATCCATGCGATGGATCGTTCTGGGTATATTCCGTTTGTGACTCCCGGAGGGGAGGCCTCGGCGGCGGTGGCGGCTTCGGAGATTGCAAAAAACATCGTGGGCTTGGGCAAAGCCGTGGTGTCGCCACAAGGAATTTTTGTGGATTTAGCCAATGCCTCAACCACCGTTTTTGAAGCCTCCTATAAGGTACGCCTCTTAAACATCCCAAGTGACTTGAAAACAAAAAAGGTCGCTTAA
- a CDS encoding murein L,D-transpeptidase catalytic domain family protein: MRVLGLLASLSLSVFATSAQAAALNEQVVQKIVAQGVPADAVDRLSKFLGENEGRSFSQSVYTCAGKDPNSIRPCEENKRTLTTRDVKLENPSFVAIVDFSMPSTERRFFLINTQTGEVNKYLSSHGVGTSRSNYASRFSNTKDSRQTSLGIYLGGGIYQGHYGNTLRMYGLQTSNDQGYNRDIVLHGAWYVGEDFIKSINPNTKQPFGRIGHSWGCPAVGLGVIEKLANALKDGGVIMHYHPRLMEEALKGREVIDPEQPFMGNIPVPTPRPDQPDQTDRVQPPVSETNEAAVAAAQP; the protein is encoded by the coding sequence ATGCGCGTTCTTGGTCTTTTGGCTTCTTTAAGTCTGTCTGTTTTCGCGACTTCCGCGCAGGCCGCAGCACTGAACGAACAAGTCGTTCAAAAAATCGTCGCCCAAGGGGTCCCCGCTGATGCCGTTGATAGACTTTCAAAATTCTTAGGTGAAAACGAGGGGCGTAGCTTTTCTCAGTCTGTTTACACTTGCGCCGGTAAAGATCCCAACAGCATCCGTCCTTGCGAAGAAAACAAACGCACCTTGACCACTCGTGATGTGAAGTTGGAAAATCCTTCTTTTGTCGCCATCGTTGATTTTTCCATGCCTTCCACGGAAAGAAGATTTTTTCTTATCAACACCCAGACTGGTGAAGTGAATAAGTACTTAAGCTCTCACGGCGTGGGCACCAGCCGTTCGAATTACGCTTCCCGCTTTAGCAACACCAAAGATTCACGCCAAACTTCGTTGGGTATTTATCTTGGAGGAGGAATTTACCAAGGTCATTACGGCAACACCCTGCGGATGTATGGTCTGCAAACTTCCAATGATCAAGGTTATAACCGGGACATCGTTTTACATGGCGCTTGGTACGTTGGTGAAGACTTTATCAAATCTATCAATCCAAATACCAAACAGCCTTTCGGTCGTATCGGTCACAGCTGGGGGTGCCCCGCTGTCGGCTTGGGCGTGATTGAAAAACTGGCCAACGCTCTTAAAGATGGTGGCGTGATCATGCACTACCACCCCCGCTTGATGGAAGAAGCTTTAAAAGGCCGCGAAGTGATCGATCCCGAACAACCGTTTATGGGCAATATTCCCGTGCCGACACCACGCCCAGATCAACCAGATCAAACGGATCGCGTGCAACCCCCCGTTTCAGAAACAAACGAAGCTGCGGTCGCGGCGGCGCAACCGTAA
- a CDS encoding tail fiber domain-containing protein — protein MMYKPTQIGIAFLLTLSQWALASPPSFTYQGRIINSNGVPLESSNVSFEFIIANPAGTCVLYREQKNGLDMRNSKGVFDTPIGTGAKYFPTVSTVGLLDVFSNAGPLDCEGGSTYTPVADDGRLLRVQFYDGTAWRLITPDNVIRSVPFASFAKSATSAATAARLGTNVAADFVLKSAVPVCATGYVLTSTALGTLTCTADTGGASGVVNSVVGSGAITSTETAPNSGIYTIAATTGTAAGTLAAGNDSRFTDARTPTGGASGDLTGTYPAPTIANSSVTSAKILDGTIGLADLSGASGTGQTFRYSGTAWTYSKLLYTDLVNNVNASPWPITSCSAGQFLTWVSTSDSFACTALTSSMITTALSYTPVNSSNVGNGANQIPQLDSSGKLDASVLPTGASAWTVSGSDVYRSGGRVGIGTSSPGTLLHLKQTSSTTGLRIEETGAGTVLADLFMDINANLVINRGNAQLKLRSGSAGLFSVQTDNLVRMTVDPTGKVGIGTTAPSEMLEVNGSVKAVSFISTSDRRLKKDIEPAPGYSAIKQLEGVQYNWISNGQHEMGLIAQEVEKIFPFAVATDKVTGYKGVKYQALISPLIQAVKETHLMCEDNTKNLQAQVDELKKDREEMKNEIAELKKLVRELASEKNK, from the coding sequence ATGATGTATAAGCCTACGCAAATAGGAATTGCGTTTCTACTGACACTCAGTCAGTGGGCCCTGGCATCACCGCCCAGCTTTACCTACCAAGGTCGTATTATCAATTCTAACGGGGTTCCCTTAGAAAGCAGCAACGTTTCTTTTGAGTTTATTATCGCCAATCCGGCGGGCACCTGCGTTCTTTATCGAGAGCAAAAAAATGGCTTAGACATGCGCAACTCCAAGGGTGTCTTTGATACACCTATCGGCACGGGCGCAAAGTATTTCCCAACAGTTTCCACCGTGGGTCTTTTAGATGTTTTTAGCAACGCAGGTCCTTTGGATTGTGAAGGCGGCAGTACTTACACTCCGGTCGCCGATGATGGTCGTTTATTACGTGTGCAATTTTATGACGGCACCGCCTGGAGATTGATCACGCCTGACAACGTCATTCGTTCCGTTCCCTTTGCCTCGTTTGCCAAAAGTGCGACGAGTGCAGCAACGGCAGCCAGACTAGGAACTAATGTGGCGGCGGATTTCGTTTTAAAATCAGCCGTCCCCGTTTGTGCTACGGGTTATGTTTTAACTTCGACCGCATTAGGAACCCTGACTTGTACTGCCGATACCGGCGGTGCTTCAGGTGTCGTGAACTCTGTTGTTGGATCGGGCGCTATCACTTCGACCGAGACTGCTCCCAACAGCGGGATTTATACGATTGCCGCGACAACCGGAACGGCTGCGGGAACTTTAGCTGCGGGTAATGACTCTCGCTTTACCGATGCGCGCACTCCAACGGGAGGCGCATCGGGTGATCTTACGGGCACGTATCCTGCGCCAACAATTGCCAATAGCTCGGTGACGTCCGCGAAAATTTTAGATGGCACAATTGGCTTAGCCGATCTTTCTGGCGCCTCCGGCACCGGACAAACATTTCGATACAGCGGCACCGCATGGACCTATTCAAAGTTGTTATATACAGATTTAGTAAATAACGTAAATGCGTCTCCCTGGCCGATCACATCCTGTTCCGCCGGGCAGTTCTTAACCTGGGTTTCAACATCGGATTCATTTGCTTGTACGGCGCTGACAAGTTCAATGATCACCACGGCCTTGTCTTACACGCCAGTGAATTCCTCCAATGTGGGTAACGGAGCCAATCAAATTCCACAATTGGATAGTTCCGGTAAATTAGACGCCTCGGTCCTTCCGACCGGAGCTTCTGCTTGGACCGTGTCAGGATCCGATGTGTATCGCTCTGGGGGGCGCGTGGGCATCGGGACTTCGTCGCCCGGTACTTTGCTCCACCTGAAGCAAACCTCATCCACCACGGGTTTGAGAATCGAAGAAACAGGCGCCGGTACTGTCCTTGCCGATCTCTTCATGGACATCAATGCAAATCTGGTCATCAATCGAGGAAATGCCCAATTGAAACTTCGCTCGGGCTCTGCAGGTTTATTTTCTGTCCAAACGGACAATCTTGTTCGCATGACCGTCGATCCCACCGGTAAGGTCGGTATCGGAACGACGGCACCCAGTGAAATGCTCGAAGTGAATGGCTCAGTAAAAGCGGTCAGCTTTATTTCAACATCTGATCGTCGCTTGAAAAAAGATATTGAACCAGCCCCTGGATATTCAGCGATTAAACAGCTTGAAGGAGTTCAGTATAACTGGATTTCGAATGGCCAACATGAGATGGGCTTAATTGCCCAAGAGGTTGAAAAAATCTTCCCTTTTGCCGTCGCCACCGACAAGGTCACGGGTTACAAGGGTGTTAAATACCAAGCATTGATTTCGCCTCTTATTCAAGCTGTCAAAGAAACGCACCTGATGTGTGAAGACAATACTAAGAACTTACAGGCCCAAGTAGATGAACTAAAGAAAGACCGCGAAGAAATGAAAAACGAAATTGCCGAGCTTAAAAAACTTGTCAGAGAACTGGCTTCGGAGAAAAATAAATAG